A genomic window from Peromyscus maniculatus bairdii isolate BWxNUB_F1_BW_parent chromosome 1, HU_Pman_BW_mat_3.1, whole genome shotgun sequence includes:
- the LOC143266872 gene encoding galactoside alpha-(1,2)-fucosyltransferase 2-like, producing the protein MANAQVPFSFPLAHFLIFVFVTSTIIHLQQRIVKIPPLSEMPTGDPAVTEMPGSGEMPGRSQLQGMFTINSIGRLGNQMGEYATLFALARMNGRPAFIPAAMHSALAPIFRISLPVLHGDTDRRIPWQNYHLNDWMEERYRHIPGRYVRLTGYPCSWTFYHHLRPEILQEFTLHDHVREEAQAFLRGLRVNGSQPSTFVGVHVRRGDYVHVMPNVWKGVVADWGYLEQALDRFRARYPSPVFVVTSDDMAWCRKSISISRGDVAFAGNGLRGSPARDLALLTQCNHTIITVGTFGVWAAYLTGGDTVYLANFTQPNSPFHRVFKPQAAYLPNWVGIAADLGQAQRSNL; encoded by the coding sequence ATGGCCAACGCTCaggttcctttctcctttcctctggcCCACTTCCTCATCTTCGTCTTCGTGACTTCCACCATCATCCACCTCCAGCAGAGAATAGTGAAGATTCCACCTCTGTCAGAGATGCCCACAGGAGACCCAGCAGTCACAGAGATGCCAGGGAGTGGCGAGATGCCAGGGAGGAGCCAGCTGCAGGGCATGTTCACCATCAATTCCATTGGCCGCCTGGGGAACCAGATGGGCGAGTACGCCACGCTGTTCGCCCTGGCCAGGATGAACGGAAGGCCCGCATTCATCCCCGCGGCCATGCACAGCGCCCTGGCGCCCATCTTCAGGATCAGCCTTCCGGTGCTGCACGGCGACACGGACCGGAGGATCCCGTGGCAGAACTACCACCTCAACGACTGGATGGAGGAGCGGTACCGCCACATCCCGGGACGCTATGTGCGCCTCACTGGCTACCCGTGCTCCTGGACCTTCTACCACCACCTGCGCCCCGAGATCCTGCAGGAGTTCACCCTGCACGACCATGTGCGCGAGGAGGCCCAGGCTTTCCTGCGTGGCCTGCGGGTGAACGGGAGCCAGCCGAGTACGTTTGTGGGTGTCCATGTGCGCCGGGGGGACTATGTGCATGTCATGCCCAATGTGTGGAAGGGCGTGGTGGCTGACTGGGGTTACTTGGAGCAGGCCCTGGACAGGTTCCGGGCCCGTTATCCATCGCCGGTCTTCGTGGTCACCAGTGATGACATGGCCTGGTGCCGGAAGAGCATCAGTATCTCTCGAGGGGATGTGGCGTTTGCTGGCAATGGCCTTCGAGGATCGCCTGCCAGGGACCTCGCACTGCTCACCCAGTGCAACCACACCATCATCACAGTGGGTACCTTTGGGGTCTGGGCTGCCTACCTCACAGGTGGGGACACTGTTTACCTGGCTAACTTTACCCAGCCCAACTCCCCTTTCCACAGGGTTTTCAAGCCACAAGCAGCCTACCTGCCCAATTGGGTAGGCATCGCTGCTGACTTGGGACAAGCCCAACGGAGTAACCTCTAG